The following coding sequences are from one Seonamhaeicola sp. ML3 window:
- a CDS encoding nucleoside hydrolase-like domain-containing protein — MMVNRFIIYSLLIVVLYSCKDNNKASGGNKEDIKTNLEISPSVTETGQNSNKNRFILMADIGHDPDDEQQLVHLLMYSNKFDLEGLISVTGRYFRPNPKDTVKVLMPELFHYYIDGYKKVYPNLQRHEKGWKTPEYLHSIVASGQEGNGMKDVGLGKTSDGAKLIIEALLKDDDRPIFVLSNGGMNTLAQALFDLRNDYPKEKLKTLISKLRVYDNSGQDESGAWICHEFPDLFYIRATHQNKSFGGPSNANLGPHIWQPYEYTPFGQHQWFKENLQTNHGKLGALYPDRKVDDTFHFIGGGGTIPWLVLVNQALSDISEPSWGGWGGRYSAKKKDNPPSGFSIVEADEQPYLPYKAYCDGDLIVDTWTNPDDGQVYADEYTPVWRWRKAIWNDLKARMDWCVQPFNKANHRPVAVLNGDSTNQIVKAKYNYLEEVVLDATGSTDPDGDNLSYKWWIYHEAGKKPYSKPIKIENDTKFKTSFKIPLDAATNELHVILEVQDDNSIVPLVDHKRMVIIVTNY, encoded by the coding sequence ATGATGGTTAACAGGTTTATTATTTACAGTCTCTTAATAGTTGTGTTGTACTCCTGTAAAGATAACAACAAAGCAAGCGGTGGAAACAAAGAAGATATCAAAACCAATCTTGAAATTTCACCATCTGTTACAGAAACTGGCCAAAATTCAAACAAAAACAGATTTATTTTAATGGCAGATATTGGTCATGACCCTGACGATGAACAGCAACTTGTACATTTGTTAATGTACTCCAACAAATTTGATTTGGAAGGATTAATCTCTGTAACAGGACGTTATTTTAGACCAAATCCAAAGGATACCGTAAAAGTGCTCATGCCAGAATTGTTCCATTATTACATTGACGGTTACAAAAAAGTATACCCAAATTTACAACGGCATGAAAAAGGATGGAAAACACCGGAGTATCTCCATAGTATTGTAGCTTCGGGTCAAGAGGGTAATGGTATGAAAGATGTTGGGTTAGGCAAAACTAGTGATGGCGCTAAATTGATTATAGAGGCTTTACTAAAAGATGATGATAGACCCATTTTTGTGCTTTCAAATGGCGGTATGAACACATTGGCGCAAGCATTATTCGACCTAAGAAATGATTACCCTAAAGAAAAGTTGAAAACACTGATTTCTAAACTAAGAGTTTATGATAATTCGGGACAGGATGAAAGCGGTGCTTGGATTTGTCACGAATTTCCAGACTTGTTTTATATTCGGGCAACCCATCAAAATAAAAGTTTTGGAGGGCCTTCCAATGCTAATCTAGGACCCCATATTTGGCAACCTTATGAATATACACCTTTTGGGCAACACCAGTGGTTTAAAGAGAATTTGCAAACCAATCACGGCAAGTTGGGTGCGTTATATCCAGATAGGAAAGTAGATGACACCTTTCATTTTATTGGGGGTGGTGGTACTATACCCTGGTTAGTGCTAGTAAATCAGGCATTATCCGATATTTCTGAGCCCTCTTGGGGAGGCTGGGGCGGACGCTACTCAGCAAAGAAAAAAGACAACCCGCCATCTGGGTTTTCAATTGTTGAAGCTGATGAACAACCGTATTTACCATATAAGGCCTATTGTGATGGAGACCTTATTGTAGATACCTGGACAAACCCCGATGATGGACAAGTTTACGCCGATGAATACACGCCTGTTTGGCGATGGCGCAAAGCCATTTGGAATGATTTAAAAGCTAGAATGGACTGGTGTGTTCAGCCTTTCAATAAAGCGAATCACCGTCCTGTAGCTGTATTGAATGGCGATAGTACCAATCAAATTGTAAAGGCAAAATATAATTATCTTGAAGAGGTGGTATTAGACGCCACGGGTTCCACAGACCCAGACGGAGATAATTTGAGTTATAAGTGGTGGATATACCACGAAGCAGGAAAAAAACCATACAGTAAGCCCATAAAAATAGAAAATGATACCAAGTTTAAAACATCATTTAAAATCCCACTGGATGCGGCAACGAATGAGTTACATGTGATTTTAGAGGTTCAAGATGATAATAGTATTGTGCCCCTTGTTGATCATAAACGTATGGTTATTATTGTTACTAATTATTAA
- a CDS encoding sulfatase encodes MKHVILISLCSIILFGCLSTKKEEQQKTPIKPNLLIVLSDQHSYDMVGAYGNTQVITPNLDKFAQEGMLLENSFSNQPVCTPFRGMLMSGMHPLKNGAFTNDCPLLPNKSVLLAQKLKKEGYQTAYIGKWHLLGGDRDRGIPKGDLRYGFDKVITNNCHLDFRAHKSFFWNEKGEKEFFDEWEVYGQTKQALTYLDTIDKSKPFALVVSWHPPHDWGKKKGKDGKAHYRYDTLEEFMSMYNPDSIKVRQGIEPTPDLIEMYHGHMSMISGVDKAFGMLMHKLKETNLENNTLTVFTADHGDMLESYGAILPKQYPYDYSNRTPFLIKYPKKIKPNSKSDVLFGNLDFMPTILGFMDIPSEQEYDGKDLSEALLTNNQTVVDFVPIFNFERGTVKKHSWRGVITKAYTFTLNGGDNPLEMNNVLFDRKNDPNQLNNLFYNPDYKNKRLELEKLTYESMASFKDEFYVEKDFKSVEPEETWEYNYSKSPLELFQNKINQTK; translated from the coding sequence ATGAAACATGTAATTCTAATATCCCTTTGTTCTATCATTTTATTTGGATGTTTATCTACAAAAAAAGAAGAACAACAAAAAACACCAATTAAACCGAATTTGTTAATTGTACTATCAGACCAACATTCTTATGATATGGTTGGTGCCTATGGTAATACACAAGTAATTACACCAAATTTGGATAAGTTTGCACAAGAAGGGATGTTATTAGAAAATAGTTTTTCAAATCAACCTGTTTGTACGCCTTTTAGAGGGATGTTAATGAGTGGTATGCACCCATTAAAAAATGGAGCCTTTACAAATGATTGTCCGTTGCTACCAAACAAAAGTGTTTTATTGGCTCAAAAGTTAAAAAAAGAAGGGTATCAAACAGCATATATTGGGAAATGGCACCTTCTTGGAGGAGATCGGGATAGAGGTATTCCCAAAGGCGATTTACGTTATGGATTTGATAAGGTAATTACTAACAATTGCCATTTAGATTTTAGAGCTCACAAATCCTTTTTTTGGAACGAAAAAGGTGAAAAAGAGTTTTTTGATGAATGGGAAGTGTATGGGCAAACAAAACAAGCACTAACCTATTTAGATACAATAGATAAAAGTAAACCATTTGCGCTTGTCGTTTCATGGCATCCACCTCATGATTGGGGTAAAAAGAAAGGTAAAGATGGAAAGGCCCATTACAGATATGATACCTTAGAAGAATTCATGTCTATGTATAATCCAGATTCTATTAAAGTAAGACAAGGTATTGAACCAACTCCAGATTTAATTGAAATGTATCATGGTCATATGTCTATGATTAGTGGGGTTGATAAAGCATTTGGTATGCTAATGCATAAGCTAAAGGAAACTAATTTAGAAAATAATACGCTAACCGTTTTTACGGCAGATCATGGCGATATGCTAGAGTCTTACGGAGCTATATTACCTAAGCAATATCCATACGATTATTCGAATAGAACACCGTTTCTTATTAAATATCCCAAGAAAATTAAACCTAATAGTAAGTCTGATGTGCTTTTTGGGAATTTAGATTTTATGCCAACCATCTTGGGTTTCATGGATATACCTAGTGAACAGGAATATGACGGTAAAGACCTTTCGGAAGCCTTATTGACAAATAATCAAACGGTTGTCGATTTTGTTCCCATTTTTAATTTTGAAAGAGGAACTGTAAAAAAGCACAGTTGGAGAGGTGTAATTACCAAAGCATATACATTTACATTGAACGGAGGAGATAATCCACTTGAAATGAATAATGTTTTATTTGATAGGAAAAATGACCCAAATCAACTGAATAATTTGTTTTACAACCCAGATTATAAAAACAAAAGACTTGAATTAGAAAAGTTGACTTATGAGTCAATGGCTTCATTTAAAGATGAATTCTATGTTGAAAAGGATTTTAAAAGTGTAGAGCCAGAAGAAACTTGGGAGTATAATTATTCAAAGAGCCCATTAGAGTTATTTCAAAATAAAATTAATCAAACTAAATAA
- a CDS encoding acetolactate decarboxylase: MKNRIVLFGLLVSLLLGCVEKSKNNKPVEEQKVTTASDLESTSKPDVFYQYSIWFAFVNKVFDGDLKVSELKTKGDIGLGSFDYLDGELVMLDGVPYRIRENGEITVGQDEDEIVYSDATFFKEDGVFKISGPMDYTSFQKRLNTEMESEHYFYAYRVPIKLDYIKLGGVPKVEKPFTDGLDLLLPIRPVFEAENISGTLVGFYCPEYVGNINAFGHHFHFISDDRKWGGHVMDFKTSHDINVPWDQKTSYAFDLPKNETFENVKLDSEFQYN, translated from the coding sequence ATGAAAAACAGAATAGTACTTTTTGGTTTACTTGTTTCACTTCTTCTCGGATGTGTTGAAAAATCAAAGAATAATAAGCCAGTAGAAGAACAAAAAGTAACAACAGCCTCTGATTTAGAAAGTACTTCCAAGCCAGATGTATTTTACCAATATTCTATTTGGTTCGCCTTTGTAAATAAGGTTTTTGATGGTGATTTAAAAGTTTCAGAACTTAAAACAAAAGGTGATATTGGTTTAGGTTCTTTTGATTATTTAGATGGTGAATTAGTCATGCTTGATGGTGTTCCATATCGAATAAGAGAAAATGGCGAAATAACTGTGGGGCAGGATGAAGACGAAATAGTGTATTCCGATGCTACTTTTTTTAAAGAGGATGGTGTCTTTAAAATAAGTGGACCAATGGACTATACTTCATTCCAAAAGCGATTAAACACGGAAATGGAATCTGAACATTATTTTTATGCTTACAGAGTACCCATAAAATTGGATTATATAAAACTAGGAGGTGTGCCAAAGGTTGAAAAACCTTTTACTGATGGTTTAGATCTGCTACTACCCATCCGCCCTGTGTTTGAAGCTGAGAATATAAGTGGCACTTTAGTTGGATTTTATTGTCCAGAATATGTAGGTAATATAAATGCCTTTGGTCATCATTTTCATTTTATCTCAGATGACCGCAAATGGGGTGGTCATGTTATGGATTTTAAAACATCACATGATATAAATGTGCCTTGGGACCAAAAAACAAGTTATGCATTTGACCTTCCCAAAAATGAAACCTTTGAAAATGTAAAACTTGATAGCGAGTTTCAGTATAACTAA
- a CDS encoding alpha-L-rhamnosidase yields the protein MKRQSLFSKILFLFIFLVIVSCGEALIEKPIDLTISEGFENPIGFYNPKPTFSWQLSVSDKIKSQSAFQIVVASKEELLPNNPDLWDSKKEETSQSTFVKYQGQELQSRQKVFWQVRYWNQDNAISEWSEINSFELGLLNNSDWKAKWIGLNTAQDNIRGVRNFLMHRPQYLRKGFELKKDVKSARLYITAKGVFDVHLNGKDVSDDVMSPGWTPYNYRIETLTYDVTQLLKTGQNALAVELASGWHSSRISRAKALYKKYTSPKIICQLEITLQDGSKQTIISDESWKGTTNGPIRLANVYDGEFYDANYEMPNWKQSDFNDSTWNVVETEAVENSIKLEPKRHHSVKTKTILSNTKIVAVTDSTTIFNMQQNMVGVPKVSVPMKKGDTLKIRFSEMLLKDGTFYTTNYRTAKSSDFYVASKDGVIEYTPKFTFHGFQFVELSGYDKTAKPDASWVTGLVQHSNFEQKGTFTSSHQKLNQLQSNITWGLRGNFFDIPTDCPQRDERLGWTGDAQVIAPTSLFNYNVHSFWTAWLQSVRESQTEDGRIPWVVPDVLQIKKSSSGWGDAITMIPWEIYKATGDRTILEESYESAKKWVSYYESEIGETPFVPKNPSFGDWLQPFLSTGPKGRGGDTSRLLINTAFYAHSAQLISKMASLLGKTEDEKAYKALFENIAKAFEKEFFDENGIVKAKIETQTAYLVALYFDLLSPEIKEKVQERLLVTIKKADNHLRTGFLGTPILPKVLDDMGEIDLMYDILFKETYPSWFYSINQGATTMWERWNSYSIEEGYNPQPMNSLNHYAYGAIGQWMYERIAGLSSLEPGYKKIKIAPVPNTKYVTSASASLQTAYGEATSAWEIEKDSFTLQVVIPPNTNGTIKIPNGFTKSILINGEPLNGNYQNTSEGTVTIQVTSGSYIFQSKSN from the coding sequence ATGAAGCGTCAGTCTCTATTTTCTAAAATTTTGTTCTTATTTATTTTTTTAGTGATTGTCTCTTGCGGAGAAGCACTAATCGAAAAACCTATAGATTTAACCATTTCAGAAGGGTTTGAAAATCCAATAGGATTCTATAATCCAAAACCAACATTTTCTTGGCAACTTTCTGTATCAGATAAAATTAAAAGTCAATCTGCATTTCAAATTGTAGTAGCTTCAAAAGAAGAATTATTACCAAATAATCCTGATTTATGGGATTCAAAAAAAGAAGAAACTTCTCAATCTACCTTTGTAAAGTATCAAGGTCAAGAATTGCAATCTCGTCAAAAGGTGTTTTGGCAAGTTCGTTATTGGAACCAAGATAATGCAATTTCAGAATGGAGTGAAATTAATTCCTTTGAATTGGGTCTTTTAAACAACTCTGATTGGAAAGCCAAATGGATTGGATTAAACACAGCTCAAGATAATATTAGAGGCGTTCGTAATTTTTTAATGCACAGACCTCAGTATTTAAGAAAAGGTTTTGAGTTAAAAAAAGATGTTAAATCTGCAAGATTATATATTACAGCCAAAGGAGTTTTTGATGTGCATTTAAACGGAAAAGATGTTAGTGATGATGTAATGTCTCCAGGTTGGACACCCTACAATTATCGAATTGAAACACTAACCTATGATGTTACACAACTTTTAAAAACAGGACAAAATGCGCTGGCAGTTGAACTTGCTTCAGGTTGGCATTCAAGCAGAATTAGTAGAGCAAAAGCTTTGTATAAAAAGTACACATCACCAAAAATAATATGCCAGTTAGAAATTACTTTGCAAGATGGTTCTAAACAAACCATTATCTCAGACGAAAGTTGGAAGGGAACAACCAATGGCCCTATTCGATTGGCAAATGTTTACGATGGAGAGTTTTATGACGCTAACTATGAAATGCCAAATTGGAAACAATCAGATTTTAACGATTCAACTTGGAATGTTGTTGAAACAGAAGCTGTCGAAAATTCAATAAAATTAGAACCTAAAAGGCATCACTCAGTTAAAACCAAAACAATTTTATCTAATACAAAAATTGTAGCTGTTACAGATTCTACCACTATTTTTAATATGCAACAAAATATGGTTGGTGTTCCTAAAGTAAGCGTTCCAATGAAAAAGGGCGATACTTTAAAAATACGTTTTTCTGAAATGTTGTTAAAAGATGGTACATTTTACACAACCAATTATCGCACAGCAAAATCTAGCGATTTTTATGTAGCTTCAAAAGATGGTGTGATTGAGTATACACCAAAATTCACGTTTCACGGATTTCAATTTGTAGAATTGAGTGGTTATGATAAAACTGCAAAACCAGATGCAAGTTGGGTTACAGGATTGGTTCAACATTCAAATTTCGAACAAAAAGGCACGTTTACTTCTTCACATCAAAAATTAAATCAACTACAAAGTAATATTACTTGGGGTTTACGAGGTAACTTTTTTGATATTCCAACAGACTGTCCTCAACGTGATGAACGACTAGGTTGGACAGGTGATGCACAAGTAATTGCGCCCACTTCTTTATTTAATTATAACGTACATTCTTTCTGGACAGCTTGGTTGCAAAGCGTAAGAGAATCACAAACTGAAGATGGAAGAATTCCTTGGGTAGTACCTGATGTTTTACAAATAAAAAAATCAAGTTCTGGATGGGGAGATGCCATAACAATGATTCCTTGGGAAATTTACAAAGCAACAGGAGATAGAACAATTCTAGAAGAAAGTTATGAATCTGCTAAAAAATGGGTGAGCTATTATGAATCTGAAATTGGAGAAACCCCATTCGTACCCAAAAACCCTTCATTTGGAGATTGGTTGCAGCCATTTCTTTCAACAGGACCTAAAGGTAGAGGTGGAGATACCTCAAGGCTGCTAATCAATACAGCTTTCTATGCGCATTCTGCTCAATTAATATCCAAAATGGCTAGTCTTTTAGGAAAAACAGAGGATGAGAAAGCATACAAAGCCTTATTTGAAAATATAGCAAAAGCTTTTGAAAAAGAGTTTTTTGATGAAAATGGAATTGTAAAAGCAAAAATTGAAACCCAAACTGCTTATTTGGTGGCTTTATATTTTGATTTATTAAGTCCAGAAATTAAAGAAAAAGTACAAGAACGATTATTAGTAACCATAAAAAAAGCTGATAATCATCTGAGAACAGGTTTTTTAGGCACACCAATTTTGCCAAAGGTTTTAGATGATATGGGCGAAATAGATTTGATGTATGACATTCTGTTTAAAGAAACCTATCCATCTTGGTTTTATTCCATCAATCAAGGAGCCACCACAATGTGGGAACGTTGGAACAGTTATAGTATAGAAGAAGGCTACAATCCACAACCAATGAATAGCTTAAATCATTATGCTTATGGCGCTATTGGGCAATGGATGTATGAGCGTATTGCTGGACTTTCTTCGCTTGAACCTGGTTACAAAAAAATTAAAATAGCACCTGTACCAAATACAAAATATGTAACCTCAGCATCAGCCAGTTTACAAACTGCATATGGAGAAGCAACTTCAGCTTGGGAAATAGAAAAAGATAGTTTTACTTTACAGGTTGTTATTCCACCAAATACAAATGGAACAATTAAAATACCAAATGGTTTTACCAAATCTATTTTAATAAATGGAGAGCCTTTAAACGGGAATTATCAAAACACATCAGAGGGAACTGTCACCATACAAGTAACTTCAGGAAGTTATATATTTCAATCAAAATCAAACTAA
- a CDS encoding alpha-L-rhamnosidase: MKNKLSSTINIFFIFSLILLSTFLSCKEKETVQKPIDLTISEGFKNPLGFYDAIPTFSWKLPVSDKNKSQLGYQVVVASSKELLPNNPDLWDSEKQESSQSSFVKYEGVDLKSRQKVYWQVQYWNQDGKVSEWSEINSFELGLLNNSDWKAKWAGLDTAKDSIKGVRNFLMHRPQYLRKGFELPSDIASARLYITSKGVFDVHLNGKDVSDDVLTPGWTPYNKRFETLTYDVTDMLSSGKNAISVELASGWHSGRITRGTAVYDFLASPKILCQLEITLKDGSKKTIISDETWKGTTNGPIRLAGLFDGEVYDANLEMPNWTMNTFDDTSWENTEIEPIVDSVTLEPKRHETVKTMTVLEDAEIVSATTSSVIFNLKQNMVGVPKVTVPMKKGDTLKIRFSEMLLSDGTFYTTNYRSAKSTDYYIASKDGLIEYTPKFTFHGFQYLELSGFDTSATPNSTWVKGLVQYSNFEKNGTFTSSHDKLNQLQKNITWGLRDNLLDIPTDCPQRDERLGWTGDAQVISPTAMFNFKGHAFWTAWLQSMRETQSEHDNGLVPFVIPDILQRNSASSGWGDACVIIPWDIYNITGDTSVLEENYDMGKKWVGYYQSKSKDFIPNIYSYTDWLQPYPSKPGKEGNKGDTPRLFVNTAYFAHSAHLVSKIAGVLGKTEDEKKYKDLYKEIALAFENKFFDTNGKFINEKQTQTSYLLAIYFDLLQPETKAKAQQHLLEEIRKADNHLGTGFLGTPILPKVLDDMGEIDLMYDILFKETYPSWFYSINQGATTMWERWNSYSIEEGYNPQPMNSLNHYAYGAIGQWMYERIAGLAPLEPGYKKIRIAPLPNTEFLTSASASLNTPYGKATSSWKIEHDNFYLDIIIPPNTTALVSIPTTNSNEVEINGEKISKSKIIDQKEDELVIEVSAGRYNINSNFKLK, translated from the coding sequence GTGAAAAATAAATTAAGTAGTACAATCAATATATTTTTTATTTTCTCTCTAATTCTTTTAAGTACTTTTTTGTCTTGCAAGGAGAAAGAAACAGTTCAAAAGCCTATAGATTTAACCATTTCAGAAGGTTTTAAAAACCCATTGGGATTTTATGATGCAATACCAACATTTTCTTGGAAACTTCCTGTTTCAGATAAAAATAAGAGTCAATTGGGGTATCAAGTTGTTGTAGCTTCTTCAAAAGAATTATTACCCAATAATCCAGATTTATGGGATTCTGAAAAACAAGAAAGTTCACAGTCCAGCTTTGTAAAATACGAGGGAGTCGATTTAAAATCCCGTCAAAAAGTGTATTGGCAAGTTCAATATTGGAATCAAGATGGCAAAGTTTCAGAATGGAGTGAAATCAATTCCTTTGAATTGGGGTTGTTGAATAACTCTGACTGGAAAGCAAAATGGGCGGGTTTAGATACTGCTAAAGATAGCATAAAAGGGGTACGTAATTTTTTAATGCACAGACCACAATATTTGCGCAAAGGGTTCGAGTTGCCATCAGATATAGCATCAGCAAGATTATACATCACCTCGAAAGGCGTTTTTGATGTGCATTTGAACGGAAAAGATGTTAGTGATGATGTGTTAACACCTGGCTGGACGCCATATAACAAACGTTTTGAAACACTAACCTATGATGTAACCGATATGTTATCTTCAGGAAAAAACGCAATTTCTGTAGAATTGGCATCTGGTTGGCATTCAGGAAGAATTACCAGAGGAACAGCTGTTTATGACTTTTTAGCATCTCCAAAAATTTTATGTCAGTTAGAAATCACTTTAAAAGATGGTTCAAAAAAAACTATTATTTCTGATGAAACTTGGAAAGGCACAACCAATGGGCCAATACGATTAGCAGGTTTGTTCGATGGTGAAGTGTATGATGCCAATTTGGAAATGCCCAATTGGACAATGAATACGTTTGATGATACCTCTTGGGAAAATACAGAAATAGAACCCATAGTTGATAGTGTAACCTTAGAACCAAAACGTCATGAAACTGTAAAAACAATGACAGTTTTAGAGGATGCAGAAATTGTATCTGCGACAACATCTTCTGTAATTTTCAATTTGAAACAAAATATGGTAGGCGTACCAAAAGTAACAGTGCCCATGAAAAAAGGTGATACTTTAAAGATTCGCTTTTCTGAAATGTTATTGTCTGATGGTACTTTTTATACAACAAACTATCGTTCAGCAAAATCAACAGATTATTATATCGCATCAAAAGATGGGCTTATCGAGTACACGCCAAAATTCACCTTTCACGGATTTCAATATTTAGAATTGTCAGGATTTGATACCTCGGCAACACCAAATTCAACTTGGGTAAAAGGCTTGGTGCAATATTCTAATTTTGAAAAAAATGGAACGTTTACATCATCACACGATAAATTAAATCAACTGCAAAAAAACATCACTTGGGGTTTGAGAGACAACCTTTTAGATATACCAACCGATTGCCCGCAACGTGATGAGCGTTTGGGTTGGACTGGTGATGCGCAAGTGATTTCGCCAACAGCCATGTTTAATTTTAAAGGGCATGCGTTTTGGACAGCATGGTTGCAAAGTATGCGCGAAACCCAATCTGAACATGATAATGGTTTAGTGCCATTTGTTATCCCTGATATATTGCAAAGAAATAGTGCCAGTTCGGGGTGGGGCGATGCTTGTGTTATTATTCCATGGGATATTTACAATATCACAGGAGATACATCAGTTTTGGAAGAGAATTATGATATGGGAAAAAAATGGGTTGGTTACTATCAATCCAAATCAAAAGATTTTATTCCAAATATTTACTCCTATACAGATTGGTTACAGCCTTACCCATCAAAACCTGGAAAAGAAGGTAATAAAGGCGATACACCAAGATTATTTGTAAATACAGCATATTTTGCCCATTCGGCGCACTTGGTTTCGAAAATTGCAGGTGTTCTTGGTAAAACTGAAGACGAAAAAAAATACAAGGACTTATATAAAGAAATCGCTCTAGCTTTCGAAAACAAGTTTTTTGATACAAACGGAAAATTTATAAATGAAAAACAAACCCAAACTAGCTATTTATTAGCCATATATTTTGATTTGCTACAGCCAGAAACCAAAGCAAAAGCGCAACAGCATTTATTAGAAGAAATTAGAAAAGCAGACAATCATTTAGGAACTGGATTTTTAGGTACACCAATTTTGCCAAAGGTTTTAGACGATATGGGCGAAATAGATTTGATGTACGACATTCTGTTTAAGGAAACCTATCCATCTTGGTTTTATTCCATCAATCAAGGCGCAACTACCATGTGGGAACGTTGGAACAGTTATAGCATTGAAGAAGGCTACAACCCACAACCTATGAATAGCTTAAATCATTATGCTTACGGCGCCATTGGGCAATGGATGTATGAGCGTATTGCTGGTCTAGCTCCTTTAGAACCAGGATATAAGAAAATTAGAATTGCACCTTTACCGAATACCGAGTTTTTAACATCGGCTTCTGCAAGTTTAAATACACCTTATGGGAAAGCAACGTCTTCTTGGAAAATAGAACATGATAATTTTTACTTAGATATTATAATTCCTCCTAATACAACGGCATTGGTTAGTATTCCAACCACAAATAGTAATGAGGTGGAAATTAATGGTGAGAAAATAAGCAAGAGTAAAATAATTGACCAGAAAGAAGATGAATTAGTAATAGAAGTTTCTGCTGGGAGGTACAACATAAACTCTAATTTTAAATTAAAATAA